Proteins from a single region of Felis catus isolate Fca126 chromosome B4, F.catus_Fca126_mat1.0, whole genome shotgun sequence:
- the LOC101099222 gene encoding keratin, type II microfibrillar, component 7C: MTCGFSSVGCGFGPRNFSCMSACGPRPGRCCITAAPYRGVSCYRGLTGGFGSHSVCGGFRAGSCGRSFGYRSGGVCGPSPPCITSVSVNESLLTPLNLEIDPNAQCVKHEEKEQIKCLNSRFAAFIDKVRFLEQQNKLLETKWQFYQNRKCCESNLEPLFEGYIETLRREAECVEADSGRLASELNHVQEVLEGYKKKYEEEVALRATAENEFVALKKEVDCAYLRKSDLEANSEALIQEIDFLRRLYEEEIRVLHAHISDTSVIVKMDNSRDLNMDCIVAEIKAQYDDIASRSRAEAESWYRSKCEEMKATVIRHGETLRRTKEEINELNRMIQRLTAEVENAKCQNTKLETAVTQSEQQGEAALSDARCKLAELEAALQKAKQDMACLVKEYQEVMNSKLGLDIEIATYRRLLEGEEQRLCEGVGAVNVCVSSSRGGVVCGDLCVSGSRPVTGSACNAPCSGNLAVSTGMCAPCGQLNTTCGGGSCGLGRC, translated from the exons ATGACCTGTGGCTTCAGCTCCGTGGGCTGCGGATTCGGTCCCAGGAACTTCAGCTGCATGTCGGCCTGCGGGCCCCGGCCCGGCCGCTGCTGCATCACCGCCGCCCCCTACCGCGGCGTCTCCTGCTACCGTGGCCTCACCGGCGGCTTCGGAAGCCACAGCGTCTGCGGCGGCTTTCGCGCCGGCTCCTGCGGCCGCAGCTTCGGCTACCGCTCCGGCGGCGTGTGCGGGCCCAGCCCGCCCTGCATCACCAGCGTGTCGGTCAACGAGAGCCTCCTCACGCCCCTCAACCTGGAGATCGACCCCAATGCGCAGTGCGTGAAGCACGAGGAGAAGGAGCAGATCAAGTGTCTCAACAGCAGGTTCGCTGCCTTCATCGACAAG GTGCGCTTCCTGGAGCAGCAGAACAAGCTTCTGGAGACCAAGTGGCAGTTCTACCAGAACCGCAAGTGCTGCGAGAGCAACCTGGAGCCCCTGTTCGAGGGCTACATCGAGACGCTGAGGCGGGAGGCCGAGTGCGTGGAGGCCGACAGCGGGAGGCTGGCCTCGGAGCTCAACCACGTGCAGGAGGTGCTGGAGGGCTACAAGAAGAA gTATGAAGAAGAGGTAGCACTTCGGGCCACAGCAGAGAACGAGTTTGTGGCTCTAAAGAAG GAGGTGGACTGCGCTTACCTCCGCAAGTCAGACCTGGAGGCCAACTCGGAGGCCCTGATCCAGGAGATCGACTTCCTGAGACGCCTGTACGAGGAG GAGATCCGCGTTCTCCACGCCCACATCTCAGACACCTCAGTCATCGTCAAGATGGACAACAGTCGGGACCTGAACATGGACTGCATTGTGGCCGAGATCAAGGCTCAGTACGACGACATCGCCAGCCGCAGCCGGGCTGAGGCCGAGTCCTGGTACCGCAGCAAG TGCGAGGAGATGAAGGCCACGGTGATCCGGCACGGGGAGACCCTGCGCCGCACCAAGGAGGAGATCAACGAGCTGAACCGCATGATCCAGAGGCTGACCGCCGAGGTCGAGAATGCCAAGTGTCAG AACACCAAGCTGGAGACCGCGGTGACCCAGTCTGAGCAGCAGGGAGAGGCGGCCCTGAGCGACGCCCGCTGCAAGCTGGCCGAGCTGGAGGCCGCCCTGCAGAAGGCCAAGCAGGACATGGCCTGCCTGGTCAAGGAGTACCAGGAGGTGATGAACTCCAAGCTGGGCCTGGACATTGAGATCGCCACCTACAGGCGGCTGCTGGAGGGCGAGGAGCAGAG GCTGTGTGAAGGTGTTGGAGCTGTGAATGTCT GCGTCAGCAGCTCCCGGGGCGGGGTCGTCTGCGGGGACCTCTGCGTGTCCGGCTCCCGGCCTGTGACCGGCAGCGCGTGCAACGCCCCCTGCAGCGGGAACCTGGCGGTGAGCACCGGAATGTGCGCGCCCTGCGGCCAGCTCAACACCACCTGTGGAGGGGGTTCCTGCGGGCTGGGGAGGTGTTAG